The DNA window CCTCGATTCCCAGCCGCCTGGCTGCCGCTTTCGACAACCGGTTGAACATGCATTCGGTGCCTGCCGATGCTGTGGTGCGGGAACTGCGCCGCAGCAAAGACGAAGATGAAATTGCGGCAATTGCCGCCTGTCTTCCCCTGCACCGGGCTGCTTATGATGCCGCGCGCCGCGTCATCCAACCGGGAGCAACAGAACTGGACCTCTATACCGAAGTGAATGCGGTGATGGCGCAGCATCTGGGAACCAGCTTTGTGATGAAGGGCGATTTTGCGGTTGGCGAGAGAGCCATCCGGGGCGGAGGCCCGCCCACGCGCCGGAAGATCCAGCAAGGGGACCTTTGCCCCGTCGACCTGTTCCCTGCGCCGGAAATGTACTTTGCCGACACCTGCCGCACCTTCTGCGCGGGCGCCGCGACGGACGAGCAATACAGCGCCTGGGAGGCGGTTCTTGAAGCAAAACGGCTTGCGGAATCGCTCGTTCGTCCGGGCGTGCTGGTCAAAGATGTCTATCGGGCTGCGAAGGAACTTCTCGATGCAAAAGGGGTGACAGAAGGCAGCTTCTGGCATCATCTGGGCCACGGCATAGGTGGAGATGGCCACGATGAGCCGCGCATCATTCCAGGTTCCGAGGAGCGCTTTGTTGAAGGGGACGTCATCACGCTCGAGCCCGGCGTCTACACGGCGGCGCTCCAGGGTGGCATCCGCATCGAAGACAACTATGTTGTCCGTGCGAGTGGCCTGCAAAATCTATTCGATTACCCGACAGAGCTCTGAGTGCTGCCTACCAATCGGCGACCGAACCATCCTTGCGCTCAAACGCCATGGTCACTTCCGGTTGGAACGGATACTTTGCCGCTTCTTTCTCGTTA is part of the Bryobacter aggregatus MPL3 genome and encodes:
- a CDS encoding M24 family metallopeptidase, translating into MLNAAFCEVRVKRMLDRMSTERWDLFVTANRCTIYRLTGEIVPAEEPVIFALRGNGDRFTLRTESYSIARSIVDPVGDLADLLKEHLVKWTSGFGSWAVEQASIPSRLAAAFDNRLNMHSVPADAVVRELRRSKDEDEIAAIAACLPLHRAAYDAARRVIQPGATELDLYTEVNAVMAQHLGTSFVMKGDFAVGERAIRGGGPPTRRKIQQGDLCPVDLFPAPEMYFADTCRTFCAGAATDEQYSAWEAVLEAKRLAESLVRPGVLVKDVYRAAKELLDAKGVTEGSFWHHLGHGIGGDGHDEPRIIPGSEERFVEGDVITLEPGVYTAALQGGIRIEDNYVVRASGLQNLFDYPTEL